Below is a window of Candidatus Margulisiibacteriota bacterium DNA.
GGCCTGTTTCAAAATATCATTAATAAAAGAGCCTGCTCCGGCCACGACCAAAGGGTCAAGGCCGACTATAACCAGCGCTCGCGGATGTTTACGCAGCAGCAGCTCCAGGCCAAAGATCTTCGGCCGCGCCCGCTCCAGACGGCGCCGCAGCTCGGCCGTCAAAGCCTGGGCGGCAGCTTCCTTCCCGGTCGCCCGGCCTATCGCCAGCAGGGCGTCGAGCACCCCCGCAACATTTTTCGGATTTATCGCCAGGACCGGCAAACCGTGCCCTTTTAAACGCTCGACATCGCGCTTTTGGGCATCTTCTTGCATAACGACCAAGTCAGGCTTCAGGGCCACTACCCTTTCCAGGTTAATAAAAAACCCGCCGACCTTATTCTTTTTTTTTGCCGCCGGCGGGAAATTGCAGTTGGTCGTCACCCCCACGACCCGGTCGCCGAGATCGAGGGCATAAAGCATTTCGGTCACGGCGGGGATAGTTGAAATGATCCTTTGAGGGGAAGCGGTCGCGGTAGAAACGGTCAAGAAAAAAGCGGCCAGAGCAACGAACAGCCTCAACCTAACTCCTTAAGCGTTTCCCGCGCCGCCAGTATCCGCCTGGTCTTCAACTCGCCCTCCGGCGCACTGACGATCCCCGCCCCTTCCAGCTCGTCCATGATCC
It encodes the following:
- a CDS encoding helical backbone metal receptor, whose product is MRLFVALAAFFLTVSTATASPQRIISTIPAVTEMLYALDLGDRVVGVTTNCNFPPAAKKKNKVGGFFINLERVVALKPDLVVMQEDAQKRDVERLKGHGLPVLAINPKNVAGVLDALLAIGRATGKEAAAQALTAELRRRLERARPKIFGLELLLRKHPRALVIVGLDPLVVAGAGSFINDILKQAGVENLAAKVGGEYPQYSLEKMIEENPPYLIVPTGLVNTAKLRADRRWQNVEAVKNGKILFLDQDIISRPGPRVVDAVEAIANYVYR